Proteins from one Bacteriovorax sp. BAL6_X genomic window:
- a CDS encoding RHS repeat domain-containing protein, which translates to MKNSKQSIKVVRNHYLKIREILTTTVSTEDFTSKVKKVENYETKNNYIVVKKESYVSENGLKKNHQKYHYDTSGLLKKYEELRTKLNFEYNQFGDLIKETNSIFEKDQVASYRPNGTTKYFRNTSAEFKTKIDLYNGKLLEVEKLNSNGKNKKTFTYHNNNTLKSFHIDGQTILSNEKISNNMYIANYLDDIYEFEFDNWGRIKSTKLQNSNKRLLNTVTSFKGRNLQTLEGPTIISQNIHDSLGRISKETNKLTNKTNTFKYNIPMNDDIFDIEYINGIYIGSKKVNLKKEIVTDSNNSEKVDFTYSSLSKINSSSNGGKWTLHDDGTFSKFSLNGSSVIEREWSKDLTSFVENDMAFQLDEKSRPTYSTSMDNFGESFVKNDLLYFDKEYENDQIRKKLLTIVHNDELFEIEEKFKYDKYENIKRHELNEDFFIDYRYNTPFTLNGVNLNNKIKYDISYKHNDEIKAIADINLTYSNDSELTEVNYGILSLKLDYSNQQLSNICILSDCISYTYNKVSKIEEISKSTNITSNNQYQYKDDAFELISGTSKNSNNRVKRDNLGRVQNYRNYQLKWQDQLLSRTKDNSIYYDSDKSLKAVYNNEEQILYKVNKDTYLLNSKDLVHKLVVNNRIIAVVINEVIYPVLTDHIGSVIAMYDKSGTKLWEREYSLWGVKKLIYTKDDAAKKLESLTIFGFAHLLEVPNIKGIYWSQTRAYLPYYKEWASIDPTFIYSPEKLLKHKNNWNYFQYASGDPINFVDPSGRSATAAIGITGVVIGGTGAAAYGIGRGALWLAHSVGIMNDATYSKQVNTLNNGAVKAWNTVYKPIVENTLSMANIFLGGAKGIYNAYTGTDLLHASTNYNGLSFGNKKLNVAQRLWEVSSPFLGAITSAMSSDMSAGWKFTMETYWFATDKIMSGSASSLDFDSSGGILNPDDYSMGIDYTFD; encoded by the coding sequence ATGAAAAATTCGAAACAATCTATAAAGGTAGTAAGAAATCACTATTTAAAGATCAGGGAGATATTAACGACAACAGTCTCAACAGAAGACTTTACAAGCAAGGTAAAGAAAGTTGAAAACTACGAAACTAAAAATAATTACATTGTCGTTAAGAAAGAATCATATGTCTCAGAAAATGGTTTAAAGAAAAACCATCAAAAATATCATTATGATACGTCTGGCCTTCTTAAAAAGTATGAAGAACTAAGAACGAAGCTTAACTTTGAATATAACCAATTTGGAGATTTGATTAAAGAAACAAATTCAATCTTTGAAAAAGATCAGGTCGCATCATATCGTCCCAACGGAACTACTAAATACTTTAGAAATACATCTGCTGAATTTAAAACAAAAATAGATCTATATAATGGTAAACTTCTAGAAGTAGAAAAACTAAATAGTAATGGAAAGAATAAAAAGACTTTCACATACCACAACAATAATACACTTAAGTCATTTCATATTGATGGCCAAACCATTTTAAGTAACGAGAAGATTAGTAATAATATGTACATCGCTAATTACTTAGATGATATATATGAATTTGAATTCGATAATTGGGGACGTATTAAATCAACGAAATTACAAAACAGTAATAAGAGACTATTAAACACTGTTACTTCATTTAAAGGTAGAAACTTACAGACACTAGAAGGCCCTACAATTATTAGTCAGAATATTCATGATTCGCTTGGACGAATATCTAAAGAGACTAATAAGCTAACAAATAAGACAAATACCTTTAAATATAATATTCCTATGAATGATGACATTTTTGATATTGAATACATCAATGGAATTTACATCGGAAGTAAAAAGGTTAATCTAAAAAAAGAAATCGTTACTGATAGTAATAACTCAGAAAAAGTCGACTTTACGTATAGCTCACTATCTAAAATCAATTCTTCATCAAATGGTGGTAAATGGACACTTCACGATGACGGAACTTTTTCTAAGTTCTCATTAAATGGTTCCTCAGTTATTGAACGAGAATGGTCAAAGGACTTAACAAGCTTTGTAGAAAACGATATGGCCTTTCAATTAGATGAAAAATCAAGACCGACCTATTCAACATCAATGGATAATTTTGGTGAAAGCTTTGTAAAGAACGATCTCTTATACTTTGACAAAGAATACGAAAATGATCAGATAAGAAAAAAACTGCTCACTATCGTACATAATGACGAGCTCTTCGAAATTGAGGAAAAATTTAAATATGACAAATACGAGAATATTAAAAGACATGAGTTAAACGAAGATTTCTTTATCGACTATCGTTACAACACCCCTTTCACATTAAATGGCGTAAATTTAAATAACAAAATAAAATACGACATAAGCTATAAACATAATGATGAAATTAAGGCCATTGCCGATATTAATCTAACATATAGTAATGATAGCGAGCTGACAGAAGTAAACTATGGAATTTTATCTCTCAAGCTTGATTATAGTAATCAGCAGCTATCCAATATTTGTATACTTAGCGATTGCATTAGCTACACATATAATAAAGTGTCCAAAATCGAAGAGATAAGCAAATCGACAAATATTACTAGTAACAATCAATATCAGTACAAAGACGACGCTTTTGAGCTTATTAGTGGCACATCGAAAAACTCTAACAATAGAGTGAAGAGAGATAATTTAGGTAGAGTACAAAACTATCGCAATTATCAACTTAAGTGGCAAGATCAGCTATTATCGAGAACTAAAGATAATAGTATTTACTACGATAGTGATAAAAGCCTAAAAGCAGTTTATAATAATGAAGAACAAATTCTTTATAAAGTAAACAAAGACACTTATCTTTTAAACTCAAAAGATCTTGTGCATAAACTAGTCGTTAACAATAGAATTATAGCAGTAGTAATAAACGAAGTTATCTACCCAGTCCTTACCGACCACATAGGGTCTGTCATTGCCATGTATGATAAATCAGGAACAAAGCTTTGGGAACGTGAGTATAGCCTCTGGGGTGTTAAGAAACTTATCTATACGAAAGATGATGCTGCCAAAAAGCTTGAGTCACTAACAATCTTTGGATTTGCACACCTTTTAGAAGTACCAAATATCAAAGGTATTTATTGGTCACAAACTCGTGCCTATCTTCCCTACTACAAAGAATGGGCCTCAATTGACCCGACGTTTATATACTCACCAGAAAAACTTCTAAAGCATAAAAACAATTGGAATTATTTTCAATATGCTTCTGGGGATCCTATTAACTTTGTCGATCCGAGTGGGCGCAGTGCAACTGCCGCAATAGGAATAACAGGAGTTGTTATAGGAGGAACTGGAGCAGCAGCTTATGGAATAGGTCGAGGAGCTTTATGGTTAGCTCATTCAGTAGGTATTATGAATGATGCTACATATAGTAAACAAGTAAACACACTTAACAACGGAGCAGTTAAGGCATGGAATACAGTATATAAGCCTATTGTAGAGAACACTTTAAGTATGGCAAATATCTTTTTAGGTGGAGCAAAAGGAATATACAACGCTTATACTGGGACAGATTTACTACATGCATCTACTAACTATAATGGTCTGAGTTTTGGGAATAAAAAACTTAATGTAGCTCAAAGACTATGGGAAGTATCATCTCCTTTTCTTGGGGCAATAACCAGCGCAATGTCTAGTGATATGTCTGCAGGCTGGAAATTTACAATGGAAACATATTGGTTCGCGACAGATAAGATCATGTCAGGAAGCGCATCAAGCTTAGATTTTGATTCTAGTGGAGGAATACTTAATCCAGATGATTATTCTATGGGAATAGATTATACTTTTGACTAA
- a CDS encoding acetoacetate--CoA ligase translates to MNKILYTPSSERIQSSNMMEFIRQINKSQGLDCKSYHSLHKYSVDNPKSFWKEFVKFFDVDYSGDLEPVCTDLSFDTYGWFPKVKLNFAKNLLKNGRDVSIALNSVRENGQTQKISYKDLKNTVAGLQEVIAPYISKGDVLAGYMPNIAETAASMLATTSLGGVFTSTSCDFGIEGVIDRFGQSRPKILVTVSGYEYGGKYFDLTDKINAVVEAVDSIEKVIVVDFKGEGFDASSIHKGVSWSEVVKPVDKEIEYTECDFADPLYIMYSSGTTGKPKCIVHSIGGTLVNHIKELGLHTDLKEDKSIFFFTTCGWMMWNWLVSSLYFGSTVVLYEGSPGFPTFGDFVSLIEKEQLNIFGTSPKFLKALEDSNIDLSKYDMSSLETILSTGAPLLPEQFDYVYSKFKKDIQLSSISGGTDIIGCFFLGNPILPVFRGELQCAGLGMDVTCFDSRGKKVDTGEEGELVCLQSFPSRPIYFLNDDDGERINKAYFSEFKGVWHHGDFIKITEGGGAMVLGRSDATLNPGGVRIGTAEIYRQTETIDFIEDSVCVGKSVDGDVEIWLFVVTKDGHELTKEDCKFIKARIRENTTPRHMPRRVIQVKGIPYTRSGKKMEMAVSRLINGRALDNVQAVANPETLAYFENF, encoded by the coding sequence GTGAATAAAATTTTATATACGCCAAGTAGCGAGCGAATTCAGTCATCAAATATGATGGAGTTTATAAGACAAATTAATAAGTCCCAAGGACTAGATTGTAAGTCTTATCACTCGCTACATAAGTACTCGGTGGATAATCCAAAAAGCTTTTGGAAAGAATTCGTGAAGTTCTTTGATGTTGATTATAGTGGCGACCTAGAGCCAGTATGTACCGACCTTAGCTTTGATACTTATGGATGGTTTCCAAAGGTAAAATTAAACTTCGCAAAGAATCTTCTAAAAAATGGCCGAGATGTATCCATCGCTCTAAATAGCGTTAGAGAAAATGGCCAAACTCAAAAAATCTCATATAAAGACTTAAAAAATACGGTAGCTGGCCTTCAAGAAGTTATCGCTCCTTATATTTCAAAGGGCGATGTTCTTGCTGGCTATATGCCAAATATTGCTGAGACAGCCGCTTCAATGTTAGCGACAACATCTCTTGGTGGTGTCTTTACGTCGACGTCTTGTGACTTTGGTATCGAAGGTGTTATTGATCGCTTTGGGCAATCAAGGCCTAAGATTCTCGTAACAGTTAGTGGTTACGAGTACGGTGGTAAGTATTTCGATTTAACAGATAAGATTAATGCTGTTGTTGAGGCCGTTGACTCTATTGAGAAAGTCATCGTTGTTGACTTCAAAGGTGAGGGGTTTGATGCAAGCTCTATTCATAAGGGAGTTAGCTGGAGTGAAGTTGTAAAACCAGTCGATAAAGAGATCGAATATACAGAGTGTGACTTTGCTGACCCTCTATATATTATGTACTCATCTGGAACAACTGGAAAACCTAAGTGTATCGTTCATAGTATTGGTGGAACTCTTGTTAATCATATTAAAGAACTGGGGCTTCATACTGATCTAAAAGAAGACAAATCAATCTTCTTCTTCACGACTTGTGGTTGGATGATGTGGAACTGGCTTGTTTCATCATTATACTTTGGTTCAACTGTTGTTCTATATGAAGGATCTCCTGGTTTCCCAACATTTGGCGACTTTGTTTCACTTATTGAAAAAGAGCAGCTAAATATTTTTGGGACGAGTCCAAAATTCTTAAAAGCATTAGAAGATTCAAATATTGATCTTTCTAAGTATGATATGTCATCTCTTGAAACAATCCTTTCAACAGGAGCACCATTACTTCCAGAGCAATTTGACTACGTTTATTCGAAGTTTAAAAAAGACATTCAACTTTCAAGTATCTCTGGTGGAACAGATATTATTGGTTGTTTCTTCTTAGGAAATCCAATTCTTCCTGTCTTTAGAGGGGAGTTGCAATGTGCTGGACTTGGCATGGATGTGACTTGCTTTGATTCACGTGGAAAGAAAGTTGATACAGGTGAAGAGGGTGAGTTAGTTTGTCTTCAAAGTTTCCCTTCGCGCCCAATATACTTCTTAAACGATGATGATGGTGAGCGTATCAACAAGGCATACTTCTCTGAATTTAAGGGAGTGTGGCACCACGGTGACTTTATTAAGATCACTGAAGGTGGTGGAGCTATGGTTCTTGGCCGCTCTGATGCTACTCTAAATCCTGGTGGCGTAAGAATTGGTACTGCAGAAATCTATCGTCAAACTGAGACAATCGACTTTATCGAAGACTCTGTTTGTGTTGGAAAGAGTGTCGATGGTGATGTTGAAATCTGGCTCTTTGTCGTAACTAAAGATGGTCACGAGCTAACTAAAGAAGACTGTAAGTTTATTAAAGCGCGTATTCGTGAAAATACGACACCAAGGCATATGCCAAGACGTGTAATTCAAGTTAAGGGAATTCCATATACTCGCTCTGGAAAGAAGATGGAGATGGCCGTAAGCCGTCTTATCAATGGCCGTGCACTTGATAATGTTCAGGCCGTGGCAAATCCTGAGACTCTGGCATATTTCGAAAACTTCTAG
- a CDS encoding C1 family peptidase → MNTTQLRSILLNLVILLGALYTQASELPSRSDIHGLIGHQTSVKSQGSRGTCTMFSAIGIVEHLLIRKHGVLPVELDLSEQWMEYLIMKDKNTEGSTTSRNMRAILDWGVVHEKTWPYSRKKWPSLDEDYPEITMAKQACGHLVSLPKYLKSCLLGQRDPRLFEMADYDIAQIDPEFIPIRKEAIYLRDTLVNDLYSRKKSYLSKDQSKIKKWLSDGKSVILGTKLYYGSWNSKKTETYEIQERDKSKWYAGIVGYPEVGTRDRRISRTNGGGHSMILVGYDDDIVVKTRMQMEDGSWQEFEYKGVYYFKNSWGVKGFGKRFKLDGVSYPGYGMITQKYAHDFGNFFYID, encoded by the coding sequence ATGAACACAACACAGCTACGATCGATTTTATTGAATTTAGTAATTCTACTGGGTGCGCTATACACCCAAGCATCAGAGCTTCCTAGTCGAAGCGATATCCATGGGTTAATTGGTCATCAAACTTCCGTTAAATCTCAAGGCTCTCGCGGTACATGCACAATGTTTAGTGCAATTGGAATTGTTGAGCACTTACTTATTCGTAAGCACGGAGTTCTTCCTGTTGAGCTCGACTTATCAGAACAGTGGATGGAATATCTCATCATGAAGGATAAGAATACTGAAGGCTCGACAACGTCAAGAAATATGCGTGCCATTCTTGATTGGGGAGTAGTTCACGAGAAGACATGGCCTTACTCTCGTAAGAAATGGCCATCTCTTGATGAAGACTATCCAGAGATTACAATGGCCAAACAAGCCTGTGGCCACTTAGTTTCATTACCTAAATATTTAAAGTCATGCCTTCTTGGTCAAAGAGATCCTCGTTTATTTGAAATGGCCGATTATGATATTGCTCAAATCGACCCTGAATTTATTCCAATTAGAAAAGAGGCAATATATTTACGAGATACACTTGTGAATGATCTGTACTCAAGAAAGAAGTCTTATCTGTCGAAAGACCAATCTAAAATTAAGAAATGGTTAAGTGATGGAAAGTCAGTTATTCTAGGGACTAAGTTATACTATGGTTCGTGGAATTCTAAAAAAACTGAAACATATGAAATTCAAGAGCGAGATAAGTCCAAATGGTATGCTGGTATTGTTGGTTATCCTGAAGTAGGGACTCGTGATCGTCGAATTTCAAGAACCAATGGCGGTGGCCATTCGATGATTCTTGTTGGCTATGATGACGATATTGTCGTTAAAACAAGAATGCAGATGGAAGATGGTTCGTGGCAAGAGTTTGAGTACAAAGGTGTTTATTACTTTAAAAACTCTTGGGGCGTTAAAGGATTCGGAAAAAGATTTAAGTTAGATGGAGTAAGCTATCCAGGTTATGGAATGATTACTCAGAAATATGCACATGATTTTGGAAATTTTTTCTATATAGATTAA